Proteins found in one Bacillus subtilis subsp. subtilis str. 168 genomic segment:
- the yjqA gene encoding phage PBSX; conserved hypothetical protein (Evidence 4: Unknown function but conserved in other organisms; Product type h: extrachromosomal origin) — protein MGFIDGLLGNASTLSTAAVQEELAHILLEGEKVEAAFKLVRDLIVFTDKRLILVDKQGITGKKTEFQSIPYKSISRFSVETAGRFDLDSELKIWISGAELPAVSKQFKKDESIYDIQKVLAAVCM, from the coding sequence ATGGGGTTTATTGATGGATTACTCGGCAATGCATCAACACTGTCAACGGCAGCTGTGCAAGAAGAGCTTGCCCATATTTTACTTGAGGGTGAGAAGGTTGAAGCCGCGTTTAAGCTGGTTCGCGATTTGATTGTCTTTACTGACAAGCGGCTTATCCTTGTAGATAAACAGGGAATTACAGGCAAGAAAACGGAATTTCAATCGATTCCGTACAAAAGCATTTCCAGATTCAGCGTGGAAACTGCCGGCCGCTTTGACCTTGATTCAGAGCTGAAAATTTGGATCTCCGGCGCGGAACTTCCCGCTGTCTCAAAGCAGTTTAAAAAAGATGAAAGCATTTATGATATTCAAAAGGTGCTTGCCGCAGTTTGTATGTAA
- the pghB gene encoding phage PBSX; gamma-polyglutamate hydrolase (Evidence 2b: Function from indirect experimental evidences (e.g. phenotypes); PubMedId: 8760915, 15466572, 26158264; Product type h: extrachromosomal origin) translates to MEDMYDSFAALSASESEYRIIYEEKNGSELIVLGPHGGRIEPGVSELVRAFSDRCSIYLFEGLKQRNNRSLHLTSIRFDEPLALEKVNDHHYALAFHGYYDPKIPHTLVGGADRKKAKLICERLNEAGFSAELTNEKDRLAGVHPNNIVNRTKREMGLQLEVSTAQRNALFRNFGCRDKSYIQNDLFDRYVEAVKLGFYT, encoded by the coding sequence ATGGAAGATATGTATGACAGCTTTGCGGCCCTTTCTGCTTCTGAGTCGGAGTACCGGATTATTTATGAGGAGAAAAACGGAAGTGAGCTTATCGTCCTCGGTCCTCACGGCGGCAGAATTGAGCCTGGCGTCAGTGAACTGGTGCGGGCATTTTCGGATCGATGTTCCATCTATTTGTTTGAGGGTCTAAAGCAGCGAAACAACCGTTCCTTGCATCTCACTAGCATTCGTTTTGATGAGCCGCTGGCTTTAGAAAAAGTGAATGACCACCATTACGCATTAGCGTTTCACGGGTATTATGATCCGAAAATCCCGCATACATTGGTCGGCGGGGCGGATCGTAAAAAAGCCAAGCTCATTTGTGAGCGTCTGAATGAAGCGGGTTTTAGCGCCGAGCTCACTAATGAGAAAGACCGCCTGGCAGGTGTACACCCAAACAATATTGTCAATCGGACGAAAAGAGAAATGGGACTGCAATTGGAGGTAAGCACGGCACAGCGAAATGCGCTATTCCGCAATTTTGGGTGCCGTGATAAAAGCTACATACAAAACGATTTGTTTGATCGATATGTGGAAGCCGTCAAGCTTGGCTTTTATACATAA
- the xpdC gene encoding phage PBSX; manganese-containing peroxidase (Evidence 1c: Function from experimental evidences in the studied genus; PubMedId: 8760915, 15466572, 22752169, 27362423; Product type h: extrachromosomal origin) produces the protein MFYHIKELQYQAKPAHPDPVYAKKLQEVLGGQFGEISVMMQYLFQGFNCRADAKYKDLLYDVGTEEIGHVEMLATMISRLLDNAPADVQEDAYKSNPAIAAVMSGMNPQHAIVSGLGAMASDSEGYPWNAKYIISSGNLLADFRANLNAEAQGRLQVTRLYAMTDDPGVRDMLSFLIARDTYHQNMWYAAIKELEERERDIVVPTTFPRELEKQEVSYDLFNFSRGDESSQGRWAHGEAFDGRGEFRYIPAPIAFASAPHLKPAPMWLHNTVPPMSKC, from the coding sequence ATGTTTTATCATATAAAAGAGCTTCAATATCAAGCAAAGCCAGCTCATCCCGATCCGGTTTATGCGAAAAAACTTCAAGAGGTGCTCGGCGGCCAATTCGGTGAAATTAGCGTCATGATGCAGTATTTGTTTCAAGGGTTTAACTGCAGGGCGGATGCTAAGTATAAAGATTTGTTATATGATGTGGGGACCGAAGAGATTGGGCACGTAGAAATGCTGGCAACGATGATTTCCAGGCTTCTGGACAATGCACCCGCGGATGTACAGGAGGATGCTTATAAAAGCAATCCCGCTATTGCAGCAGTCATGTCAGGGATGAACCCTCAGCACGCGATTGTGTCCGGATTGGGGGCGATGGCATCAGATAGTGAGGGCTATCCGTGGAATGCAAAATACATTATCTCAAGCGGAAACCTGCTGGCCGATTTTCGCGCTAACTTAAATGCGGAGGCCCAAGGACGCCTTCAGGTGACACGGCTTTATGCCATGACCGATGATCCAGGGGTAAGAGATATGCTGTCATTTTTGATTGCAAGGGATACCTATCATCAAAATATGTGGTACGCGGCCATTAAAGAGCTGGAGGAAAGAGAACGGGATATTGTCGTCCCGACGACGTTTCCGCGTGAGCTCGAAAAGCAGGAAGTCTCCTATGACCTGTTTAACTTTTCCAGGGGAGATGAAAGCTCACAAGGAAGATGGGCACATGGGGAAGCCTTTGACGGCCGGGGTGAATTCAGGTATATCCCGGCTCCGATTGCGTTCGCATCTGCGCCTCATCTTAAACCGGCGCCCATGTGGCTGCATAATACAGTTCCCCCAATGTCGAAATGTTAG
- the xkdA gene encoding phage PBSX; putative peptidase (Evidence 1a: Function from experimental evidences in the studied strain; PubMedId: 8760915, 16267290, 22933559; Product type h: extrachromosomal origin), whose product MGDYLSHLEEYVKNLYGRLGITSPHHIDMLKIAKDLDIWVHFEDMGSMMVKYDGMYSIVLNQKKSREEQWEDFGHELCHVLKHAGNHFQMNKLFRELQEFQANQFMYHFCVPTFMLLQMELPQWRSQALATIAAVFRVTKEFADKRLDMFERRKAGIQFQKRLAYLLSHKRPNAYEEGDQQHLQVAEEKALYHIGKNI is encoded by the coding sequence TTGGGCGATTACTTATCACATCTGGAGGAATACGTTAAAAATTTATACGGCCGGCTGGGCATCACATCCCCTCATCACATTGACATGCTGAAAATCGCAAAGGATCTGGATATTTGGGTGCATTTTGAGGATATGGGGAGCATGATGGTGAAATACGACGGCATGTACAGTATCGTATTGAACCAAAAAAAGTCACGGGAAGAGCAATGGGAGGATTTTGGCCATGAGCTGTGCCACGTGTTAAAGCATGCAGGCAATCATTTTCAGATGAACAAGCTCTTCAGAGAGCTTCAGGAATTCCAGGCAAATCAATTTATGTACCACTTCTGTGTGCCAACCTTTATGCTGTTGCAGATGGAACTGCCGCAATGGAGAAGCCAGGCACTCGCCACAATTGCGGCGGTATTCCGGGTAACAAAGGAATTTGCTGATAAAAGGCTTGACATGTTTGAACGGCGTAAAGCAGGTATTCAATTTCAGAAGCGGCTCGCTTATTTATTATCTCACAAGCGGCCAAATGCGTACGAGGAAGGCGATCAGCAGCACTTGCAGGTCGCTGAGGAAAAAGCGTTATATCATATTGGTAAAAACATCTGA
- the xre gene encoding phage PBSX transcriptional regulator (Evidence 1a: Function from experimental evidences in the studied strain; PubMedId: 8083175, 20889742; Product type h: extrachromosomal origin): MIGGRLKSLRGKRTQEEIASHIGVSRARYSHYENGRSEPDYDTLQKLADYFQVTTDYLLTGKDKKSDDDMFSDPDLQLAYRDMQDFSPESKQQAIEFINYLKEKEKNRKPKNK; the protein is encoded by the coding sequence ATGATAGGCGGCAGATTGAAGAGTCTCAGAGGGAAAAGGACACAGGAAGAAATCGCATCACACATCGGTGTGTCACGGGCACGATATTCCCACTATGAAAACGGGCGAAGCGAACCCGATTACGACACACTCCAAAAGCTGGCTGATTACTTTCAAGTAACGACTGATTACTTATTAACGGGGAAAGACAAAAAATCCGATGACGATATGTTCTCAGATCCGGACCTGCAGCTTGCATACCGCGATATGCAGGATTTTTCCCCAGAAAGCAAACAGCAGGCCATCGAATTTATCAACTATTTAAAAGAAAAAGAGAAAAACCGCAAACCGAAAAATAAATAA
- the yjzJ gene encoding phage PBSX; conserved hypothetical protein (Evidence 4: Unknown function but conserved in other organisms; Product type h: extrachromosomal origin) has translation MYPIQIVFSENPIDQRHLGQSGGTISFTACGLPVFHFETQEQFQAYMMLKGEAAYNEKR, from the coding sequence ATGTATCCGATCCAAATCGTTTTTAGTGAAAATCCCATAGATCAGCGCCATCTCGGACAATCCGGCGGCACCATTTCGTTTACCGCATGCGGCCTTCCGGTGTTTCACTTTGAAACGCAGGAACAGTTTCAAGCATACATGATGTTAAAAGGAGAAGCGGCGTACAATGAAAAACGATAA
- the xkdB gene encoding phage PBSX; conserved hypothetical protein (Evidence 4: Unknown function but conserved in other organisms), whose product MKNDKSYPFPTYSGLLNSEHYDKIGPALWLFLWFISSTTKEIEKDGVSWGIVLGHKPLKAREMAAVFGVSEKTVRRWLELLENHDYIKAVRAPYGLMISVKHSKKFSFRSDNTVHGSLKERPFSPQTPDTNDRTDIDKTNKYTAADDAVDHIAKRFTQLRSAQEGRTVYPSSRDYQAIARIVAIGVPVTQTIKWLEECFQAFENRRTAASETIKAFRYCSKFIEDRFFAQQAKKNAAIQHERMKKHDKTNNRTDFGRAEKRETSITGGQTGRIRRKQV is encoded by the coding sequence ATGAAAAACGATAAAAGCTATCCTTTTCCGACGTATTCAGGGTTGTTGAATTCAGAACATTATGACAAAATTGGCCCGGCGTTATGGCTGTTTCTCTGGTTTATCAGCTCAACAACAAAAGAAATCGAAAAAGACGGCGTAAGCTGGGGCATCGTACTCGGCCATAAGCCGTTAAAAGCGAGAGAAATGGCGGCAGTCTTCGGCGTAAGTGAAAAAACCGTCAGAAGATGGCTGGAGCTTCTCGAAAACCATGATTACATAAAGGCCGTCCGTGCGCCATACGGACTGATGATTTCGGTCAAGCATTCAAAAAAATTCAGCTTCAGATCGGACAATACTGTACACGGGAGTCTAAAAGAACGGCCATTTTCGCCGCAGACACCGGACACAAACGACCGTACAGATATAGATAAAACAAACAAATATACTGCTGCTGATGATGCAGTGGATCACATTGCGAAGCGGTTTACACAATTACGGTCGGCTCAAGAAGGACGCACCGTGTATCCTTCCTCAAGAGATTATCAAGCCATCGCCCGCATTGTTGCCATCGGCGTTCCTGTCACGCAAACAATCAAATGGCTTGAAGAATGCTTTCAGGCTTTTGAAAACCGGCGGACCGCCGCTTCTGAAACAATCAAGGCTTTTCGCTACTGCTCGAAATTCATTGAAGATCGATTTTTCGCGCAGCAAGCCAAAAAGAATGCCGCAATTCAGCATGAGAGGATGAAAAAACATGACAAAACGAACAATCGAACAGATTTTGGACGAGCTGAGAAGAGGGAGACGTCCATTACTGGCGGACAAACCGGCCGAATCAGACGCAAGCAGGTATGA
- the xkdC gene encoding phage PBSX; putative DNA binding protein (Evidence 3: Putative function from multiple computational evidences; Product type h : extrachromosomal origin), translated as MTKRTIEQILDELRRGRRPLLADKPAESDASRYDCLRCKDQGGYLVRQNGLEVWTMCSCMAERKVKRLLGASEITHAFRQLGFKEFRTEGKPQAIKDAFECTKEYVADYEQIKDCRKNSIALLGQPGSGKTHLLTAAANELMRTCYVPVIYFPFVEGFTDLKNDFALLEAKLNRMKQADVLFIDDLFKPVNGKPRATDWQLEQMYSVLNYRYLNHKPILLSSELTIEGLVRVDEALGTRIYEMCSDYLVIIKGAAYELNHRLEGVR; from the coding sequence ATGACAAAACGAACAATCGAACAGATTTTGGACGAGCTGAGAAGAGGGAGACGTCCATTACTGGCGGACAAACCGGCCGAATCAGACGCAAGCAGGTATGATTGCCTGCGCTGCAAGGATCAGGGAGGTTATCTCGTCAGGCAGAATGGCCTGGAAGTCTGGACGATGTGCAGCTGCATGGCAGAACGAAAAGTGAAGCGGCTGCTGGGTGCAAGTGAGATTACCCACGCTTTCAGACAGCTCGGCTTCAAGGAATTCCGCACGGAGGGAAAGCCGCAGGCCATAAAAGACGCATTTGAGTGTACAAAAGAGTATGTTGCCGATTATGAACAAATCAAGGATTGCCGAAAAAACAGCATTGCCCTTTTAGGACAGCCCGGATCAGGGAAAACACACCTTTTGACCGCCGCAGCCAACGAATTAATGAGAACATGCTATGTGCCTGTCATTTATTTTCCGTTCGTGGAAGGCTTTACTGATCTGAAAAATGATTTTGCCCTATTAGAAGCGAAGCTGAACCGGATGAAGCAGGCGGATGTGCTGTTCATTGATGATCTGTTTAAACCGGTTAACGGCAAACCCCGCGCTACAGATTGGCAATTAGAGCAAATGTATTCGGTACTCAACTATCGCTACTTAAATCATAAACCGATTTTGCTTTCGAGCGAGCTGACAATTGAAGGACTTGTACGGGTCGATGAAGCGCTCGGCACGAGAATCTATGAGATGTGCAGTGACTATTTAGTGATTATCAAAGGAGCAGCCTACGAGCTTAACCATAGATTGGAGGGCGTCAGATAA
- the ykzK gene encoding phage PBSX; conserved hypothetical protein (Evidence 4: Unknown function but conserved in other organisms; Product type h: extrachromosomal origin), which produces MCKLCQTKKVIVEHTGIGVVFHPCPNCRSGTDLTPVIQKLEQMLTAGKARLNIYD; this is translated from the coding sequence ATGTGTAAGCTTTGTCAAACAAAGAAAGTCATTGTGGAACATACCGGTATTGGAGTTGTTTTTCATCCATGTCCGAACTGCCGGTCCGGCACTGACTTAACGCCTGTCATTCAAAAGCTGGAGCAAATGCTGACAGCGGGAAAAGCGAGGCTGAATATCTATGATTAA
- the xkdD gene encoding phage PBSX; conserved hypothetical protein (Evidence 4: Unknown function but conserved in other organisms; Product type h: extrachromosomal origin) — MKVLAKTKQAEKSPAPWRAVPCGDTKPIYIYSAYSEEEKERFPYSNGRLIAAVFDLSSYSQKSNASLMAAAPELLEASKAALDFLKGNSIHSKERIIQLLEKAEASAAPKRGGNKT, encoded by the coding sequence GTGAAAGTGTTGGCAAAGACAAAACAGGCAGAGAAAAGCCCTGCGCCGTGGCGTGCTGTCCCGTGCGGGGATACGAAACCGATCTATATTTATTCAGCTTACAGTGAAGAAGAAAAAGAAAGATTTCCGTACTCAAACGGGCGGCTGATTGCAGCTGTATTTGACCTCAGCTCTTATTCGCAAAAAAGCAATGCCTCTTTGATGGCCGCTGCGCCTGAATTGCTGGAAGCGTCTAAAGCAGCACTTGATTTTCTGAAAGGGAATTCTATTCATTCAAAGGAGCGTATCATTCAGCTATTAGAAAAAGCTGAAGCAAGCGCTGCACCGAAAAGGGGAGGAAATAAAACATGA
- the xtrA gene encoding phage PBSX; conserved protein of unknown function (Evidence 1a: Function from experimental evidences in the studied strain; PubMedId: 8760915; Product type h : extrachromosomal origin) — MIHPKKLLHIDSVTLKSQLEDGKIRVIIVDGIKQEAWITEAPEHGKTLVETRKGDLARVEFEIGYKLN; from the coding sequence ATGATTCATCCGAAAAAACTGCTGCATATCGATTCCGTCACGCTTAAGAGCCAGCTGGAGGACGGGAAAATCCGTGTCATTATTGTGGACGGCATCAAGCAAGAAGCATGGATCACAGAAGCGCCAGAGCATGGAAAAACGCTCGTCGAAACAAGAAAGGGCGATCTTGCTCGTGTGGAATTTGAAATCGGCTACAAATTAAATTAA
- the xpf gene encoding phage PBSX; putative RNA polymerase PBSX sigma factor-like (Evidence 3: Putative function from multiple computational evidences; PubMedId: 8083174, 25176138; Product type h: extrachromosomal origin): MQDLLFEYKRTLKQTRIQYKPLAEADESVLSAEELKDKKIIRNMITDLEYVTEWLEKGRQPGIRRAIDRRDVYQRLMIKDPRIIESFSSAMMFEPDGQVSEEDRDRIREALALLTDREKEMFLLHKVECFSYERIADLLGVKKSTVQTTIKRASLKMQRQQEEMNRSLA, translated from the coding sequence ATGCAAGACTTACTATTTGAATATAAACGCACGCTCAAACAAACAAGAATACAATATAAACCGCTCGCTGAGGCAGATGAATCCGTGCTCTCAGCTGAAGAGCTGAAGGATAAAAAAATCATCAGAAATATGATTACTGATCTTGAATATGTAACAGAATGGCTTGAAAAAGGAAGGCAGCCCGGCATCAGACGGGCGATTGACCGGCGTGATGTTTACCAGCGGCTGATGATCAAGGACCCGAGAATCATCGAATCATTTTCCAGCGCTATGATGTTTGAGCCGGACGGACAGGTATCAGAAGAAGACAGAGATAGAATTCGAGAAGCATTAGCCCTGTTAACGGACAGAGAAAAGGAAATGTTTTTGCTGCATAAGGTAGAATGTTTTTCTTATGAACGGATCGCCGATCTTCTCGGCGTAAAAAAATCGACAGTGCAAACGACGATTAAACGGGCGAGTTTAAAGATGCAAAGACAGCAGGAAGAAATGAATCGATCACTTGCCTGA
- the xtmA gene encoding phage PBSX; prophage terminase (small subunit) (Evidence 2a: Function from experimental evidences in other organisms; PubMedId: 8083174; Product type h : extrachromosomal origin), with protein MKTQQREQALAIYQQHQGKITNRAIADTIGVSAKTIGIWKKQDKWKEALFSASKNEQKQRPINNDELNERQRLFCLYYVKSFNATQSAIKAGYSPDSAHVTGSRLLKNEKVAAEIRRIKKEMVNEMFIEAMDVLQVYIKIAFADITDYVTFGKKEVQAVGKSGPLFDEDDNPIMKEISFVDVKDSGLVDGTIVTEAKLGKEGIAIKLADKMKALEKLSLYFDLFPDQFKQKIENEKLKLAKQKAEKTDDSQEPIEIMIKRKERKS; from the coding sequence ATGAAAACACAACAGCGCGAACAAGCATTAGCAATCTATCAACAACATCAAGGAAAGATCACAAATCGGGCGATTGCGGACACAATCGGTGTTTCCGCGAAAACAATCGGCATCTGGAAAAAACAAGACAAATGGAAAGAGGCGCTGTTTTCTGCGTCCAAAAACGAACAAAAACAGCGCCCTATAAACAACGATGAATTAAATGAACGCCAGCGGCTGTTTTGCCTGTATTACGTCAAAAGCTTCAATGCCACACAGTCAGCAATCAAAGCGGGCTATTCTCCGGACAGCGCTCATGTGACGGGCAGCCGACTCTTAAAAAACGAAAAGGTCGCTGCTGAAATTAGACGCATTAAAAAAGAAATGGTCAATGAAATGTTTATTGAAGCGATGGATGTGCTGCAGGTTTATATCAAGATCGCGTTTGCGGATATTACGGACTATGTGACCTTTGGAAAAAAAGAGGTCCAGGCTGTCGGGAAATCGGGTCCGCTGTTTGATGAAGATGATAATCCGATTATGAAGGAAATCAGCTTTGTCGATGTCAAAGACTCCGGGCTCGTTGATGGCACCATTGTAACGGAAGCAAAGCTTGGGAAAGAAGGCATTGCCATCAAGCTTGCAGATAAAATGAAGGCGCTTGAGAAGCTATCCTTATATTTTGATTTGTTTCCAGATCAATTTAAACAAAAAATTGAAAATGAGAAATTGAAGCTTGCCAAACAAAAAGCGGAGAAAACAGATGACAGCCAGGAGCCGATTGAAATTATGATCAAACGAAAAGAGCGCAAGTCATGA
- the xtmB gene encoding phage PBSX; prophage terminase (large subunit) (Evidence 2b: Function from indirect experimental evidences (e.g. phenotypes); PubMedId: 17945256, 19347993; Product type h: extrachromosomal origin): MIVKEINPHFEDYVFNWEQTYQFLVGGYGSSKSYHTALKIVLKLLKEKRTALVIREVFDTHRDSTFALFQEVIEELGLTKAVASLSSPLQLRFHNGSRIMFKGMDNPAKLKSVHNISLIWIEECSEVKYEGFKELIGRLRHPELKLHMICTTNPVGTSNWTYRHFFRDERKKRFVLDDSELYEKRTIVKGDTYYHHSTANDNLFLPESYVKQLDGLKEYDPDLYRIARKGRFGVNGIRVLPQFEVLPHDQVKKCIAAISKPIFRTGMDFGFEESYNAVVRLAVDPEKKYLYIYWEYYQNKMTDDRTAEELREFIETQELIKADSAEPKSIQYFRQQGFRMVGARKFPGSRLQYTKKVKRFKKIFCSDRCENVIYELETLTYAKDKNGALIEDEFTIDPHTLSAIWYALDDYEVADMKETAHKRMRPNRERRRS; encoded by the coding sequence ATGATTGTAAAAGAAATCAACCCTCATTTCGAAGATTACGTGTTCAATTGGGAGCAGACGTACCAGTTTCTTGTCGGCGGCTACGGCTCATCCAAAAGCTATCATACCGCATTGAAAATCGTGCTAAAGCTGCTGAAGGAAAAACGGACGGCCCTTGTGATCCGGGAGGTGTTCGATACCCATCGGGATTCGACCTTCGCCTTGTTTCAAGAGGTGATCGAAGAGCTCGGTCTCACAAAGGCCGTGGCATCTCTTTCTTCCCCGCTGCAGCTGCGATTTCACAATGGCAGCCGGATCATGTTCAAAGGAATGGACAATCCGGCAAAATTAAAATCGGTTCATAACATTTCATTAATATGGATTGAAGAGTGCTCAGAGGTGAAGTATGAGGGGTTCAAGGAGTTAATCGGACGTCTTCGCCATCCTGAGCTAAAGCTTCATATGATCTGTACCACCAATCCCGTCGGCACCTCCAATTGGACGTATAGGCATTTTTTTCGGGATGAACGCAAGAAACGGTTTGTGCTGGATGACAGCGAACTTTACGAAAAGCGGACGATTGTAAAGGGAGATACGTATTACCATCATTCCACCGCTAACGACAATCTTTTTCTCCCGGAAAGCTATGTGAAACAGCTTGACGGACTCAAAGAGTATGATCCCGACCTGTACCGGATTGCCCGAAAAGGACGATTCGGCGTCAACGGGATCAGGGTGCTGCCGCAGTTCGAGGTACTCCCGCATGATCAAGTGAAAAAATGTATCGCAGCCATCAGCAAACCAATCTTTCGTACAGGTATGGATTTTGGATTCGAGGAATCCTATAATGCCGTCGTCCGGCTTGCTGTAGATCCTGAAAAAAAATACCTCTACATTTATTGGGAGTATTATCAAAATAAAATGACAGATGATAGGACGGCTGAGGAGCTGCGTGAGTTTATTGAGACACAGGAATTGATCAAAGCCGACTCGGCTGAGCCGAAAAGCATTCAATATTTCCGCCAGCAGGGCTTTCGGATGGTTGGAGCCAGAAAGTTTCCCGGCTCCAGGCTTCAATATACCAAAAAGGTAAAACGGTTCAAAAAAATCTTCTGTTCGGACCGCTGTGAAAATGTCATCTATGAGCTCGAGACACTTACGTATGCCAAAGATAAAAACGGAGCTCTGATTGAGGATGAATTCACGATTGACCCGCATACGCTTTCTGCCATTTGGTATGCGCTTGATGATTATGAGGTTGCTGATATGAAAGAGACAGCACACAAACGAATGCGGCCGAACCGAGAAAGGAGGAGGTCATAA